A genomic region of Rheinheimera sp. MMS21-TC3 contains the following coding sequences:
- the proB gene encoding glutamate 5-kinase, giving the protein MINPSWRRVVLKVGSALIAPENQGCSEQFLRPIAEFIRQCRLQDVEVILVSSGSVAAGRHHFNFQHQRVPLVLKRAMAAVGQSELMNFWSRCFDFPCAQVLLTHGDLSDRVRHVNIKNTLQRLLDHDVLPIVNENDTIATEEIKVGDNDNLAAMVATVSNADALIICSDVDGLYTADPNKDPTATLITEVDLITPEIYALAGGATSSVGTGGMRTKIEAAEKAAAHGIDTLIIDGHKADSFSELLAGQNPGTIFFGQEVPMSAKKHWVRHTLRSKGEIWVDDGCIEALRSHGASLLCSGIVDITGEFESGDAVLIRCADGKRKIAKGVTRFSASELFSIKGQQSRDIESCIGYCPTGSDAVIHRSEMMLLERV; this is encoded by the coding sequence ATGATTAACCCATCCTGGCGTCGAGTAGTGCTTAAAGTTGGCAGTGCTTTAATCGCGCCAGAAAACCAGGGCTGTAGTGAGCAGTTTTTACGTCCAATTGCTGAGTTTATTCGGCAATGTCGACTTCAAGATGTTGAAGTCATTCTTGTTTCGTCTGGCAGTGTTGCCGCGGGACGTCATCATTTTAATTTTCAGCATCAACGTGTGCCGCTAGTATTAAAGCGAGCAATGGCAGCAGTTGGCCAAAGTGAATTAATGAACTTTTGGAGTCGCTGTTTTGATTTTCCTTGTGCGCAAGTGTTATTGACCCACGGTGATTTGAGTGATCGGGTTCGCCATGTCAATATAAAAAACACCTTACAACGGTTATTAGACCATGATGTCTTGCCTATAGTGAATGAAAACGACACTATTGCGACAGAAGAAATTAAAGTCGGCGATAATGATAATTTAGCTGCTATGGTAGCAACAGTATCCAATGCTGATGCCTTGATCATTTGCTCAGATGTAGATGGTTTATATACAGCAGATCCAAATAAAGACCCAACCGCTACCTTAATTACTGAAGTTGATCTTATTACCCCAGAAATTTATGCATTAGCCGGTGGCGCTACTTCTAGTGTTGGTACCGGTGGGATGCGCACTAAAATTGAAGCGGCTGAAAAAGCGGCTGCACACGGTATTGATACCTTAATTATTGATGGCCATAAAGCAGATAGTTTTTCTGAGCTATTGGCAGGGCAAAACCCTGGCACTATCTTCTTTGGTCAAGAAGTACCGATGTCAGCGAAAAAACACTGGGTGCGACATACTTTACGCTCTAAAGGCGAAATATGGGTCGACGATGGTTGTATTGAAGCCTTGCGCTCTCATGGTGCCTCGTTACTTTGTAGTGGTATTGTTGATATTACTGGTGAATTTGAATCAGGTGATGCAGTTTTAATTCGTTGTGCTGATGGTAAACGAAAAATTGCTAAAGGTGTTACTCGGTTTAGTGCGAGTGAGTTGTTTTCGATTAAGGGACAGCAAAGTAGAGATATAGAGTCTTGCATTGGTTATTGTCCTACTGGAAGTGATGCCGTAATTCACCGCAGCGAAATGATGTTATTGGAGAGAGTATGA
- a CDS encoding glutamate-5-semialdehyde dehydrogenase: MSTDVAAMIAAKAAKAAKAVANLTTEEKNFVLQSMANHLREATADILAANKDEVATAVSNDTSAAMIDRLTLTEQRIESMASAIEQIIALEDPVGKTRFIEQRPNGINIEKRRIALGVICMIYEARPNVTADAGALCFKAGNAVILRCGREAIQTSLAIAKAMQQALREHKLPDEVISIVPDPDRDLMLGLLKQEEYIDLVIPRGGEGLIRFVTEHSRIPVIQHYKGVCHLYIDQSADLDMGLKLLLNGKVQRPGVCNALEALLVNKHVAADFLPKASAALAEHNVIIHACKQSIDYFNQAQLIEENEFGQEYLAPEIAIRVVDDMDHAMEHIDRFGSQHTEVICTADQANAERFIRQVDSAVVMHNSSSRFSDGGELGLGAEIGISTSKLHAYGPMGLEALTAEKYVVTGNGQTRS; this comes from the coding sequence ATGAGTACCGATGTTGCAGCAATGATTGCTGCTAAAGCGGCAAAAGCAGCTAAAGCAGTTGCTAATTTAACCACTGAAGAAAAGAATTTTGTATTACAAAGCATGGCGAATCATCTTCGTGAAGCGACAGCAGATATTTTAGCGGCGAATAAAGATGAAGTTGCCACTGCCGTTAGCAACGATACCAGTGCTGCAATGATAGACCGTTTAACCTTAACGGAACAACGCATTGAATCAATGGCAAGCGCTATTGAGCAAATTATTGCACTGGAAGATCCTGTTGGTAAAACACGTTTTATTGAGCAGCGTCCTAACGGTATTAATATTGAAAAACGCCGTATTGCTTTAGGCGTAATTTGCATGATTTATGAAGCGCGGCCTAATGTGACCGCCGATGCAGGTGCCTTGTGTTTTAAAGCTGGTAATGCTGTTATTTTACGCTGTGGCCGTGAAGCTATTCAAACTAGCTTAGCTATAGCTAAAGCGATGCAACAAGCCTTACGCGAGCATAAGTTGCCGGATGAAGTTATTAGCATAGTGCCGGATCCGGATCGCGACTTAATGTTAGGGCTATTAAAACAAGAAGAATATATTGATTTAGTGATCCCACGCGGTGGTGAAGGTTTAATTCGCTTTGTGACTGAACATAGCCGGATACCGGTCATTCAGCACTATAAAGGCGTCTGTCATTTATATATTGATCAAAGTGCTGATTTAGACATGGGGCTTAAGCTACTGTTAAACGGTAAAGTACAGCGTCCAGGTGTCTGTAATGCATTAGAAGCCTTATTAGTAAATAAACACGTTGCCGCTGATTTTTTACCTAAAGCTAGTGCAGCCTTAGCTGAACATAATGTGATTATTCATGCTTGTAAGCAAAGTATTGATTATTTTAACCAAGCGCAGTTAATTGAAGAAAATGAGTTTGGTCAAGAATACTTGGCTCCGGAAATTGCTATTCGTGTTGTCGATGACATGGATCATGCTATGGAACATATTGACCGTTTTGGTAGCCAACACACTGAAGTAATCTGTACTGCAGATCAAGCCAATGCCGAGCGCTTTATTCGCCAAGTTGACTCAGCAGTAGTAATGCACAATAGTTCATCACGATTTTCTGATGGTGGTGAATTAGGGTTAGGTGCTGAAATTGGCATCTCTACCAGCAAGTTGCATGCTTATGGTCCTATGGGATTAGAGGCGTTAACTGCCGAAAAATATGTGGTTACAGGTAACGGTCAGACCCGTAGTTAA